The Pseudoxanthobacter soli DSM 19599 genome contains a region encoding:
- a CDS encoding protein-glutamate methylesterase/protein-glutamine glutaminase codes for MTVASPETSDTTSSREPIRVMIVDDSAVVRGIIGNWFAGDPGFAVVASHFNGRRAVDDVTNSKPDVIILDLEMPEMGGLDALPLILERKPGTAVIVASTLSQRGAEASISALNLGAADYVPKPSAATNKINSAEFRADLLQKVRELGLKARRRIERTAAPRPTPAATVGVAATAPAPAPVAKLAPQPIAKPRMPEALRRPSTAPVRAIVIGSSTGGPQALSKVFTALGPAMAGVPVLVTQHMPPTFTTILAEHLSRSAGRDAREGTDGEIVVPGRIYVAPGARHMLITRSGQDVVIRLSDAPPVNYCKPAVDPLFQSAAAVYGANLLGVVLTGMGTDGAKGGQAIVAAGGTMIAQDEESSVVWGMPGAMAATGVCSGILPIDEIGPKLVAFLGGRR; via the coding sequence ATGACGGTCGCCAGTCCGGAGACTTCGGATACCACCTCTTCCCGGGAGCCTATCCGCGTCATGATCGTCGACGATTCCGCCGTGGTACGCGGAATTATCGGCAACTGGTTCGCCGGCGATCCGGGGTTTGCGGTGGTCGCGTCCCATTTCAACGGGCGCCGGGCCGTCGACGACGTTACGAATTCCAAGCCAGACGTGATCATCCTCGATCTCGAGATGCCCGAAATGGGCGGCCTCGATGCGCTTCCGCTCATTCTGGAGCGCAAGCCCGGCACGGCGGTGATCGTCGCATCCACCCTTTCCCAGCGCGGGGCCGAGGCCAGCATCTCGGCACTCAATCTCGGTGCGGCCGACTACGTGCCGAAACCATCCGCGGCGACCAACAAGATCAATTCGGCCGAATTCCGGGCCGACCTGCTGCAGAAGGTGCGCGAACTTGGCCTGAAGGCCCGCCGCCGGATCGAGCGGACGGCGGCTCCTCGTCCCACCCCTGCGGCGACGGTCGGCGTTGCCGCCACCGCGCCCGCTCCGGCGCCCGTCGCCAAGCTGGCACCGCAGCCCATTGCGAAGCCCCGCATGCCGGAGGCGCTTCGGCGGCCCTCGACCGCCCCGGTGCGCGCCATCGTCATCGGCAGTTCCACCGGCGGCCCGCAGGCGCTGTCGAAGGTGTTCACGGCGCTCGGCCCGGCCATGGCCGGGGTACCGGTCCTCGTCACCCAGCACATGCCGCCGACCTTCACGACCATCCTCGCCGAGCACCTGTCACGCTCGGCCGGGCGTGACGCCCGTGAAGGTACGGACGGCGAAATCGTCGTTCCCGGCCGGATCTATGTGGCGCCGGGAGCGCGCCACATGCTGATCACCCGCTCCGGACAGGATGTGGTGATCCGATTGTCGGATGCTCCGCCGGTGAACTACTGCAAGCCGGCTGTCGATCCGCTGTTCCAGTCCGCTGCGGCGGTCTACGGCGCGAACCTCTTGGGCGTCGTGCTCACGGGCATGGGAACCGACGGGGCCAAGGGCGGCCAGGCAATCGTCGCAGCAGGTGGGACGATGATCGCGCAGGATGAGGAGAGCAGCGTCGTGTGGGGAATGCCCGGCGCCATGGCTGCGACGGGTGTCTGCAGCGGCATCCTGCCGATCGACGA
- a CDS encoding response regulator encodes MADMTKTCLVVDDSRVARLVARRILEELSFIVQEAEDGEQALALCRESLPDAILLDWHMPVIDGPAFLRSLRHSQGGERPKVVFCTSQNDPEQIAAVIQEGADEYIMKPFDRDILREKFAGVGLV; translated from the coding sequence ATGGCGGATATGACGAAAACCTGCCTTGTAGTCGACGATTCGAGAGTGGCGCGCCTCGTCGCGCGGCGCATCCTCGAAGAGCTGTCGTTCATCGTCCAGGAAGCCGAGGACGGGGAACAGGCGCTCGCGCTGTGCCGCGAATCACTGCCCGACGCGATCCTGCTCGACTGGCACATGCCCGTGATCGACGGCCCTGCCTTCCTCCGAAGCCTGCGCCACTCCCAGGGTGGGGAGCGGCCAAAGGTGGTTTTCTGCACAAGCCAGAATGATCCAGAGCAAATCGCCGCTGTTATCCAGGAAGGCGCAGACGAATATATCATGAAGCCCTTCGATCGTGATATCTTGCGAGAGAAGTTCGCAGGCGTCGGACTTGTTTAA
- a CDS encoding chemotaxis protein CheW yields the protein MSTELALKSDSASQTTQFVSVHIDKQLFGLPIDSVHEVFVPDSITPVPLAPPEAEGVLNLRGRIVTVVNMRRLLNLPRNEKAGGMAVGVEFKGETYGLLIDEVGEVLTLENANRLPNPSNLDPRWAQISNGVYRLPGVLMVILDVERALSRLTVVA from the coding sequence ATGAGCACGGAACTCGCCCTGAAATCCGATTCCGCGTCGCAGACCACACAATTCGTCAGCGTGCATATCGACAAGCAGCTTTTCGGCCTGCCCATCGATAGCGTTCACGAGGTCTTCGTCCCGGACAGTATCACCCCGGTTCCGCTGGCACCGCCCGAGGCGGAAGGCGTGCTGAACCTGCGCGGTCGCATCGTCACTGTGGTGAACATGCGCCGGTTGCTGAACCTCCCGCGGAACGAGAAGGCTGGTGGGATGGCCGTCGGCGTCGAGTTCAAGGGGGAGACCTATGGCCTCCTGATCGACGAGGTCGGCGAGGTTCTGACGCTGGAGAATGCCAACCGGCTGCCGAACCCGTCCAATCTCGATCCGCGCTGGGCGCAGATCTCGAACGGCGTCTACAGGCTGCCGGGCGTGCTGATGGTCATCCTCGACGTGGAACGTGCCCTCAGCCGGCTGACGGTCGTCGCCTGA
- a CDS encoding chemotaxis protein CheW, with translation MDELLREFLTETSENLDVADAELVKFERDPNNLAILNNIFRLVHTIKGTCGFIGLPRLATLAHAAETLMDEFRQGASVTTDAVSLVLRTIDRIKAILAEIEASEGVEPEGSDADLIEELERMAAGAAEAPAPEAVAAPEPAPPEPSREIAVQAPAAKEPEAKVPSIQVLERELQPGEVSLEELERLFLETPRDPPRSFKEPARTEVVPSKPAEPPPAPVAAPAPAPVPEPAQVHAADPAAARNDDHSGGVAGQTIRVNVSTLEHLMTMVSELVLTRNQLLEIARRHEDSEYKISLQRLSAVTVEIQEAVMRTRMQPIGNAWQKLPRIIRDLAKDLGKQIELEMVGADTELDRQVLDIIRDPLTHMVRNSADHGLESTLERRAAGKSEIGKIRLAAYHEGGHIIIEVGDDGRGLNIPRIRSKALERGLATEAELAKMSEAQIQRFIFHAGFSTADKVTNISGRGVGMDVVRSNLEMIGGTIDVRSKAGAGSVFLIRIPLTLAIMPALIVQADSERFAIPQRAVLELVQVQNGSEYAIEHVKDAPVLRLRDSLLPIVRMSHLLTTGSAAGDSEKIETGFVAVLQVGAQTFGLVVDAVLQTEEIVVKPLASVLRGIGLLSGSTILGDGRVIMIIDPNGVAEAMASSIQGASLDSAGGRVEIIEEIENRTELLLFRAGDADPKAVPLSLVTRLEEFEADKVERTSNGPVIQYRGTLIPLYYLNDKVERRATGTQPMLVFSDNGRSLGLVVDEIVDIVEERLDITLVSNNPGVLGSAIVAGRATDLIDIAHILSEAFADWFERGKTDGAGRRRGRNLLLVDDSAFFRGLITPLLHSAGFNVTACATASDALERLNGERRYDIIVSDIDMPGMDGFAFTNAVRSRPQSRSLPIIALSGICTPEAIERGREVGFSDYIAKSDRSGLLAVLREFANVIEEEAA, from the coding sequence ATGGACGAACTGCTCAGAGAGTTTCTGACCGAGACGAGCGAAAATCTCGATGTCGCTGACGCGGAACTCGTCAAGTTCGAGCGGGATCCGAACAATCTCGCCATTCTGAACAACATCTTCCGGCTGGTGCACACCATCAAGGGCACGTGCGGCTTCATCGGCCTGCCGAGGCTGGCGACGCTCGCCCACGCGGCCGAGACGCTGATGGACGAGTTCCGTCAGGGCGCATCCGTCACCACCGATGCCGTCAGCCTCGTGCTGCGCACGATCGACCGAATCAAGGCGATTCTGGCCGAGATCGAGGCGAGCGAGGGCGTGGAGCCCGAAGGGTCCGATGCCGATCTGATCGAGGAACTGGAGCGCATGGCGGCGGGCGCGGCGGAAGCGCCTGCGCCGGAAGCCGTCGCCGCGCCGGAGCCGGCCCCGCCGGAACCTTCGCGCGAGATCGCGGTGCAGGCTCCTGCAGCGAAAGAGCCTGAGGCGAAGGTGCCGTCCATCCAGGTGCTGGAACGCGAGCTTCAGCCGGGTGAGGTGTCCCTCGAGGAGCTGGAGCGTCTGTTCCTCGAGACCCCGCGCGATCCGCCGCGATCGTTCAAGGAACCGGCGCGTACCGAAGTCGTCCCGTCCAAGCCGGCCGAGCCTCCGCCTGCACCAGTGGCTGCGCCTGCACCGGCCCCGGTGCCCGAACCGGCGCAGGTCCACGCGGCCGATCCTGCGGCCGCGCGCAACGACGACCACAGCGGCGGCGTGGCGGGGCAGACCATCCGCGTCAATGTCAGCACCCTCGAGCACCTGATGACCATGGTTTCCGAGCTGGTGCTGACGCGCAACCAGCTCCTGGAGATCGCCCGGCGCCACGAGGATTCCGAGTACAAGATTTCGCTGCAGCGGCTTTCCGCGGTGACGGTCGAGATCCAGGAAGCGGTGATGCGCACCCGGATGCAGCCGATCGGCAATGCCTGGCAGAAGCTGCCACGCATCATCCGCGATCTCGCCAAGGATCTTGGCAAGCAGATCGAACTGGAGATGGTCGGTGCCGACACCGAACTCGATCGCCAGGTGCTCGACATCATCCGCGACCCGCTGACCCATATGGTCCGCAACTCCGCCGATCATGGCCTGGAGAGCACGCTCGAGCGCCGTGCCGCCGGCAAGTCGGAGATCGGCAAGATCAGGCTCGCCGCCTATCATGAGGGCGGCCACATCATCATCGAGGTGGGGGACGACGGTCGCGGCCTCAACATCCCGCGCATCCGCAGCAAGGCGCTGGAAAGGGGCCTCGCCACCGAGGCTGAACTCGCCAAGATGTCGGAAGCGCAGATTCAGCGCTTCATCTTCCACGCCGGCTTCTCCACGGCCGACAAGGTCACCAACATTTCCGGCCGCGGCGTCGGCATGGACGTGGTGCGATCCAATCTGGAGATGATCGGTGGCACGATCGACGTGCGGTCGAAGGCGGGCGCTGGCTCCGTCTTCCTGATCCGCATCCCGCTGACGCTTGCGATCATGCCGGCGCTGATCGTTCAGGCGGACAGCGAGCGCTTCGCCATTCCTCAGCGCGCCGTGCTCGAGCTCGTGCAGGTTCAGAACGGCTCGGAATATGCGATCGAGCACGTCAAGGACGCCCCGGTGCTGCGGCTGCGCGACAGCCTGCTGCCGATCGTGCGCATGTCGCATCTCCTGACGACCGGTTCGGCGGCCGGCGATTCCGAAAAGATCGAGACCGGGTTCGTCGCCGTCCTGCAGGTCGGCGCGCAGACATTCGGCCTTGTCGTCGATGCTGTGCTGCAGACGGAGGAAATCGTCGTCAAGCCGCTGGCCTCGGTGCTGCGCGGCATCGGGCTGCTGTCCGGCAGCACCATCCTCGGTGACGGTCGCGTGATCATGATCATCGACCCGAACGGGGTGGCTGAAGCGATGGCGAGCTCCATTCAGGGGGCCTCGCTCGACAGCGCCGGGGGGCGGGTGGAGATCATCGAAGAGATCGAGAACCGCACGGAACTCCTGCTTTTCCGCGCCGGCGATGCGGACCCCAAGGCCGTGCCTCTGTCGCTGGTCACCCGGCTGGAGGAGTTCGAGGCCGACAAGGTCGAGCGCACCAGCAACGGCCCTGTCATCCAGTATCGCGGCACCCTCATTCCGCTCTACTACCTCAACGACAAGGTGGAGCGCCGTGCGACCGGCACCCAGCCGATGCTGGTGTTCTCGGACAACGGGCGGTCGCTGGGTCTGGTGGTCGACGAGATCGTGGATATCGTCGAGGAGCGGCTCGATATCACGCTCGTCTCCAACAATCCGGGCGTGCTCGGCTCGGCGATCGTGGCTGGAAGGGCGACGGATCTGATCGACATCGCCCACATTCTGTCCGAGGCATTTGCCGATTGGTTCGAGCGTGGCAAGACCGACGGTGCCGGCCGCAGGCGCGGCCGCAACCTGCTTCTCGTCGACGACAGCGCCTTTTTTCGCGGGCTGATCACGCCGCTGCTTCATAGCGCCGGCTTCAACGTGACGGCCTGCGCCACGGCGAGCGACGCGCTGGAGCGGCTCAATGGCGAGCGCCGCTACGACATCATCGTCAGCGACATCGACATGCCCGGAATGGATGGCTTCGCGTTCACGAACGCCGTCCGCAGTCGTCCGCAGTCGCGCAGCCTGCCGATCATCGCGCTTTCGGGGATCTGCACGCCGGAGGCGATCGAGCGCGGACGAGAGGTCGGCTTTTCCGACTACATCGCCAAGTCCGACCGCTCGGGGCTGCTTGCCGTGCTTCGGGAGTTCGCCAACGTCATCGAGGAAGAGGCGGCATGA
- a CDS encoding flagellar protein FlgN, with protein sequence MANSDQALVVVQGAAEVQTGPAAIAPLLAAFDRLEDVLDVETAALQQRVSVDYNDFGLRKSRSLLELTRIARVVESSGPLHPDVAARLPLLQAKLELNQELLAIHLAAAREVAEVIAAATQAAESDGTYSATIAQQGGGR encoded by the coding sequence ATGGCGAACAGCGATCAGGCCCTCGTCGTCGTCCAAGGTGCCGCTGAGGTCCAGACCGGCCCTGCCGCGATTGCGCCGTTGCTGGCGGCCTTCGATCGTCTCGAGGACGTGCTGGATGTGGAAACGGCAGCGCTGCAGCAACGCGTCTCCGTCGACTACAACGACTTCGGGCTGCGCAAGAGCCGCAGTCTCCTCGAGCTGACGCGGATCGCGCGCGTCGTCGAGAGCAGCGGTCCGCTGCATCCCGACGTGGCCGCCCGCCTGCCTCTCCTTCAGGCCAAGCTCGAACTCAATCAGGAGCTCCTGGCGATTCATCTCGCCGCGGCGCGCGAGGTGGCCGAGGTGATCGCCGCCGCCACCCAGGCCGCGGAGTCCGACGGCACCTATTCGGCCACGATCGCCCAGCAGGGGGGAGGGCGCTGA
- a CDS encoding rod-binding protein, translating into MSVSIPSDIVLDVVHAADPLRYQSAADRLFRAGQTGGSDAFQDVFDTFGADAGPRRAGGYGSLDSLGVSGRTVPVPKACSPEGQDGTERAALKKYQAFEAMALSSFVQEMLPKDAEAVFGSGTAGDVWKTMLAEQIGNQIAAAGGIGIAKQLLKSHPVDDGEASRAEATLGPVSLSSVLSQLPSGGYPDDASSGAVKAPDSEDLI; encoded by the coding sequence ATGTCGGTGAGCATTCCATCGGATATCGTGCTCGACGTCGTGCACGCCGCGGACCCGCTCCGTTACCAAAGCGCGGCCGACCGCCTGTTCCGGGCCGGCCAGACCGGTGGCTCGGATGCGTTCCAGGATGTCTTCGACACGTTCGGCGCCGATGCCGGCCCCCGTCGGGCCGGGGGCTACGGCAGTCTCGATTCCCTCGGCGTGAGCGGACGGACGGTGCCGGTGCCCAAAGCCTGCTCACCCGAGGGCCAGGACGGAACGGAGCGTGCGGCGCTCAAGAAGTATCAGGCCTTCGAAGCGATGGCCCTGTCGAGCTTCGTCCAGGAGATGCTCCCCAAGGATGCCGAGGCGGTGTTCGGCAGCGGTACGGCCGGCGACGTCTGGAAGACGATGCTCGCTGAGCAGATCGGCAACCAGATCGCCGCCGCCGGCGGCATCGGCATCGCCAAGCAGCTTTTGAAGAGCCATCCGGTAGACGATGGCGAGGCCAGCCGGGCCGAGGCGACGCTGGGCCCGGTGTCGCTGTCTTCGGTGCTGTCGCAGCTGCCATCCGGCGGTTACCCCGACGACGCTTCGTCCGGCGCGGTCAAGGCGCCGGACAGCGAGGATCTTATCTGA
- a CDS encoding flagellar biosynthetic protein FliR, with protein sequence MNEITSTGVLSAFVVFCRVGGCLMIMPGFSYGLIPVRVRLFVAFAVVLALLGVVPVDRIATLETVDVGELLRLIAVETLVGVFIGLMGRMFFMMLQTILVAMVTAIGLGGLPGTMPDDTEMLPALATLISLAALTMLFVTDMHWELLKGIADSYRAIPLGIGLSPAVALASITDQMTDTFLLVLRIGSPFIVYSIIVNFAVGLANKLVPQIPVYFITTPFVIAGGLMLLYLTIDEFLLNFIDGFSRWAFGG encoded by the coding sequence GTGAACGAGATCACGTCCACGGGGGTCCTTTCGGCCTTCGTGGTATTCTGCCGCGTCGGCGGCTGCCTGATGATCATGCCGGGGTTCTCCTACGGGCTCATCCCCGTGCGGGTTCGGCTGTTCGTGGCTTTCGCGGTGGTGCTCGCGCTTCTCGGCGTCGTGCCGGTCGACCGGATCGCCACGCTCGAAACGGTCGATGTCGGCGAACTCCTCCGGCTGATCGCCGTCGAGACCCTGGTCGGGGTGTTCATCGGCCTGATGGGCCGGATGTTCTTCATGATGCTGCAGACGATCCTGGTCGCCATGGTCACGGCGATCGGCCTCGGCGGCCTGCCGGGAACCATGCCCGACGACACCGAGATGCTGCCTGCCCTCGCGACCCTGATCTCGCTTGCCGCACTGACGATGCTGTTCGTCACCGACATGCACTGGGAGCTGCTCAAGGGCATCGCCGATTCCTACCGCGCGATTCCGCTCGGCATCGGCCTCTCTCCAGCGGTGGCGCTCGCAAGCATCACCGACCAGATGACGGATACGTTTCTGCTTGTGCTCAGAATCGGCAGTCCGTTCATCGTCTATTCCATCATCGTGAATTTTGCGGTCGGCCTGGCGAACAAGCTCGTGCCGCAGATCCCGGTCTACTTCATCACGACGCCGTTCGTGATCGCGGGCGGCCTCATGCTGCTCTATCTGACCATTGACGAATTCCTGCTCAACTTCATCGACGGCTTCTCGCGATGGGCCTTCGGCGGATGA
- the flhA gene encoding flagellar biosynthesis protein FlhA — MADITPSVSAPAAERKSLRDIAFAGGITAILLILFLPIPTFIIDVGLAFSIALSILILMVALWIQKPLEFSSFPTVLLIATMLRLALGIATTRLILSHGDQGISAAGHVIEGFSMFVMSGDFVIGIVVFLILVTVNFLVITKGATRIAEVGARFTLDAIPGKQMAIDADLASGLIDDKTAQARRRELEEESAFFGSMDGASKFVRGEAVASLITIAVNIFGGIIIGTTRHGMPLADAADVFTRLSVGDGLVSQIPALIVSLAAGLLVSKGGTRGSAEQAVFGQLGGYPRALFVASCLMFMMSLVPGMPTVPFALLGLAMAFVAYTIPRQIAQKKMVEDTKQREQQAKAIEDQRTRDAVKDSLKVDEVEISFGKQISGHLSKSHSDLAHRVAKMRKKFAQQYGFVVPDIKIGENLSVPSKSYQIKIHGTVVAEQALRLNEFLVIVGDDKKPDLPGDEVREPAFGMRAMWISEAYGGEIRRAGFTPVDNLSVVLTHLSEVIRNNLAQLLSYKDMRSLLDRLDPEYKKLIDDIVPSQISFSGLQAVLKLLLAERVSIRNLHLILEAIAEIVPHARRSEQVAEHVRMRMAQQICGDLSENGVLSVLRLGNRWDLAFHQSLKRDAKGDVIEFDIDPRLVEQFGTEASQVIRDRMRDGRMFVLVTAPDARPYVRMIIERMFASLPVLSHVEIARGVEIKSLGTIS; from the coding sequence ATGGCCGACATCACGCCGAGCGTGTCCGCCCCGGCAGCCGAGCGCAAGTCGCTGCGCGACATCGCGTTCGCCGGCGGCATCACCGCCATTCTGCTGATTCTCTTCCTTCCGATTCCGACATTCATCATCGATGTCGGGCTCGCCTTCTCGATCGCGCTTTCTATCCTGATCCTGATGGTGGCGCTCTGGATCCAGAAGCCGCTGGAGTTCTCGTCCTTCCCCACCGTGCTTCTCATCGCGACCATGCTGCGCCTCGCACTCGGCATCGCGACCACGCGCCTGATCCTGTCCCACGGCGATCAGGGCATCTCGGCGGCCGGCCACGTCATCGAGGGCTTCTCGATGTTCGTCATGAGCGGCGATTTCGTCATCGGCATCGTGGTGTTCCTGATCCTGGTCACCGTCAATTTTCTGGTGATCACGAAGGGTGCCACCCGCATCGCCGAAGTCGGTGCGCGCTTCACCCTCGATGCCATCCCGGGCAAGCAGATGGCGATCGACGCCGATCTCGCGTCCGGGCTCATCGACGACAAGACGGCCCAAGCCCGCCGTCGCGAACTGGAGGAGGAAAGCGCCTTCTTCGGCTCGATGGACGGTGCCTCGAAGTTCGTGCGCGGCGAGGCGGTGGCGAGCCTGATCACCATCGCGGTGAACATCTTCGGCGGTATCATCATCGGCACGACGCGCCACGGCATGCCGCTCGCCGACGCCGCGGACGTGTTCACGCGTCTGTCGGTCGGCGACGGTCTCGTCTCGCAGATTCCGGCCCTGATCGTGTCGCTGGCTGCCGGCCTGCTCGTTTCCAAGGGCGGCACGCGCGGCTCGGCGGAGCAGGCCGTGTTCGGGCAGCTCGGCGGCTATCCCCGCGCCCTGTTCGTCGCCTCCTGCCTCATGTTCATGATGTCGCTGGTCCCGGGGATGCCGACGGTTCCGTTCGCATTGCTTGGGCTCGCGATGGCGTTCGTCGCCTATACCATCCCGCGGCAGATCGCCCAGAAGAAGATGGTCGAGGATACCAAGCAGCGGGAACAGCAGGCGAAGGCAATCGAAGATCAGCGGACGCGGGACGCCGTCAAGGATTCCCTCAAGGTCGACGAGGTCGAGATCAGCTTCGGCAAGCAGATCTCCGGTCACCTCAGCAAGTCGCATTCCGATCTGGCTCACCGCGTGGCCAAGATGCGCAAGAAGTTCGCGCAGCAATACGGCTTCGTTGTCCCGGACATCAAGATCGGCGAGAACCTGTCGGTTCCGTCCAAGAGCTACCAGATCAAGATTCACGGCACCGTCGTGGCCGAACAGGCCCTGCGGCTGAACGAGTTCCTGGTGATCGTCGGCGACGACAAGAAGCCGGATCTGCCCGGCGACGAGGTTCGCGAACCGGCGTTCGGCATGCGGGCGATGTGGATCTCGGAAGCCTATGGCGGTGAAATCCGCCGGGCAGGGTTCACGCCGGTCGACAATCTTTCGGTGGTGCTGACGCACCTGAGCGAGGTCATCCGCAACAACCTCGCGCAGCTTTTGTCCTACAAGGACATGCGCAGCCTGCTGGACCGGCTGGATCCGGAATACAAGAAGCTCATCGACGACATCGTGCCGTCGCAGATTTCGTTCTCGGGCCTGCAGGCGGTGCTGAAGCTCTTGTTGGCGGAGCGGGTGTCCATCCGCAACCTCCACCTGATCCTGGAAGCGATCGCCGAGATCGTGCCGCATGCCCGGCGCTCCGAGCAGGTGGCGGAGCATGTGCGGATGCGCATGGCGCAGCAGATCTGCGGCGATCTTTCGGAGAACGGCGTGCTGAGCGTCCTGCGTCTCGGCAACCGGTGGGATCTCGCGTTCCACCAGAGCCTGAAGCGGGATGCCAAGGGCGACGTCATCGAATTCGATATCGACCCGCGCCTCGTCGAACAGTTCGGCACGGAGGCCTCTCAGGTCATCCGTGACCGCATGCGCGACGGACGCATGTTCGTGCTCGTCACCGCTCCGGATGCGCGCCCTTACGTGCGCATGATCATCGAGCGCATGTTCGCCTCGCTGCCGGTGCTGTCCCACGTCGAGATCGCGCGCGGCGTCGAGATCAAATCGCTCGGAACGATCTCGTGA
- the fliQ gene encoding flagellar biosynthesis protein FliQ, producing MNEADAIDLVQSAIWTIIVAAAPAVGAAMLVGIAIALIQALTQIQEMTLTFIPKILVIFAVAAVTASFIGAQIFAFTEEVYGRISTGF from the coding sequence ATGAACGAGGCGGATGCTATCGATCTCGTCCAGTCCGCGATCTGGACGATCATCGTGGCGGCGGCGCCGGCGGTCGGTGCGGCGATGCTGGTGGGAATTGCGATTGCGCTGATCCAGGCTCTGACCCAGATTCAGGAAATGACGCTGACCTTCATTCCGAAGATCCTCGTCATCTTCGCCGTCGCCGCGGTCACGGCGTCGTTCATCGGGGCGCAGATCTTCGCGTTCACCGAGGAGGTCTACGGCCGCATCAGCACAGGGTTCTAG
- the flgD gene encoding flagellar hook assembly protein FlgD, which yields MSGLTVNSTTATTSTATSSSSSAAGTSASTLDYDAFLKLLIAQMKNQDPTNPMDSSEYIAQLATFSQVEQTMKTNTKLDSLLTSSAISQAEGLVGRTVSSDDGKVSGEVKSIKITDDGPLATLSTGDKLLITSGVTVA from the coding sequence ATGAGCGGTCTTACGGTCAACAGCACGACGGCGACCACAAGCACGGCGACGTCATCGTCGTCGTCGGCGGCGGGTACCTCCGCCTCGACGCTCGACTACGACGCCTTCCTGAAGCTCCTCATCGCGCAGATGAAGAATCAGGATCCCACCAACCCGATGGACTCGTCGGAATACATCGCGCAGCTCGCGACCTTCTCGCAGGTCGAGCAGACGATGAAGACGAACACCAAGCTCGATTCGCTGCTGACGTCCTCCGCGATCTCGCAGGCCGAGGGGCTGGTCGGGCGGACGGTGTCGTCGGACGACGGCAAGGTGTCCGGCGAGGTCAAGTCGATCAAGATCACCGACGATGGGCCGCTCGCCACCCTCAGCACGGGCGACAAGCTCCTGATTACCTCCGGCGTCACGGTCGCCTGA
- the flbT gene encoding flagellar biosynthesis repressor FlbT, with amino-acid sequence MKKTMRISLRAGERIFINGAVLRAERKATFELLNDATFLMESHVLQVEQTTTPLRQLYFTVQAMLIDPRNADKARALFDEMIEPLLAAFKNETIRNELQEICKLVANGRTFEALRVIRSLYPLEEAILEGDLDRASKVA; translated from the coding sequence ATGAAGAAGACGATGCGCATCTCTTTGCGGGCCGGGGAGCGCATCTTCATCAATGGTGCGGTGCTCAGGGCGGAACGCAAGGCAACGTTCGAACTGCTGAACGACGCGACCTTCCTGATGGAGAGTCATGTCCTGCAGGTCGAGCAGACGACGACACCGCTGCGGCAGCTCTATTTCACCGTCCAGGCAATGCTGATCGATCCGCGCAATGCAGACAAGGCGCGGGCGCTGTTCGATGAGATGATCGAGCCGCTTCTGGCCGCCTTCAAGAACGAGACCATCCGGAACGAGCTGCAGGAAATCTGCAAGCTGGTGGCCAATGGACGGACGTTCGAGGCGCTGCGGGTCATCCGCAGTCTCTATCCGCTCGAGGAAGCGATTCTCGAAGGCGACCTGGATCGGGCGTCCAAGGTCGCCTGA
- the flaF gene encoding flagellar biosynthesis regulator FlaF, protein MYRFSYAEIVEDSSDEGRSRERMAFEHAIYLLEKAEPRGLKSSETLEAAQFVQKMWSFLISDLSSGDNGLAESVRADLMSIGLWVIRQADHLIHERAVSLDALITVHRTIRDGLQ, encoded by the coding sequence ATGTACAGGTTCTCATACGCCGAGATCGTAGAGGACTCGAGCGACGAGGGCCGCTCCCGCGAGCGCATGGCCTTCGAGCATGCGATCTATCTGCTGGAGAAGGCGGAGCCGCGTGGACTGAAGTCCTCGGAGACCCTTGAGGCCGCGCAGTTCGTGCAGAAGATGTGGTCTTTCCTGATCTCGGACCTGTCGAGCGGCGACAACGGGCTTGCCGAGAGCGTCAGGGCCGATCTGATGTCGATCGGCCTTTGGGTCATCCGGCAGGCCGATCACCTGATCCACGAGCGGGCCGTGAGCCTCGATGCGCTGATCACCGTGCACCGAACCATTCGGGACGGCCTGCAATGA